TATAGTAAAGGACAAGCTGGAAAGTTGACTGCCTTTATTTTGAATGGTCGCGTTTCAGGACTAATTTAGATTCTTCTATGCCATGTATTTTTTTGGCGCATTTTACGCCGGCCATAACTGCGCCGGGAACGCCGCCTATCTGGCTTGCCCAGCAGGACCCGATAAATAGGTTTTTTATCGGTGTTTCTATATTTGTGCTGATAGCGCTTTTGTAAAATTTCTTTTCGGGATTCCAGCTCCAGGCGGAGGTCGCGCCGTCTGTGTTTCCCGTATAACGCTCATACGTCAGGGGCGTCGCCATATCGCTGAACTCAATAAACTTATCAAGTCCCGGTATCACTTCCGTTGCCTTCTTGATAAGCGCAATCTTTACTAATTCCTTTAACAGCATATATTTTGACTTGTTCCCCCCTCCCCAGTTGTCTTGCCAATGAAAGGGAGCGATGGCTTGGATCATAAGCGACGATTTCCCTTCAGGAGCAAGCTTAGAATTGTTCTGGGAAGGCGAAAAAAGAGTTACTCCGGCCTTTTCAAAATATTTCTGATCGGAAGGGTCCAGCTTTTCCGCGCCTTCTTGTTCATCCATTATTGCGACGTGAGGCAGTTTCATATATTTCGCGAGTTCCGCGTTTGAAATAGAAAGCCCCAGATATACCGTAACGAAACCTTCCGAAACCGCGCTCTTCTGAATTTTTTCCACAAAACGCTTGCGCAAAAGCGACTTGTCGTCAAGGAGTTGAAGGAAAGTTTTTTTATAATCCATTGCGGAAATTACATAATCCGCCTCAATTGAATGTCCCCCGGCGCTAACACCGGCAACTTTGCGATTTTCGGTGATGATCTTATCCACTTTCTTTCCGAGGTTTAGTTCTCCGCCAAGCTTCCTGAAGTTGTCTGCCAGAGCGTCCGCCCACGACTGCATTCCGTCTTCAACGTGCCAGTAGTCAAGAAATAATCCCGCCAGCATTCCTCCCAGAAAAAACACCGGCATCTCGGGATATCCCAAAGACCTTAAAGCCCTGTAGAGACTGTTTCGGTATCCTACTCCCTGGGCCGTAAATTCGCCAAGCTTCATTTTTGAGTATTTGATGTATAGATAGATCAATTTGAATATAGCGGGAATGAGGAGAATATTTTGGGGAAAACCCTTGTTTCCTGACATCAACTCCTCAAAAGTTGAATACATAAAGTCAGTCTTTCTAAAATAATTTTTCAGTTCTGCGCTGTATGCGGGATAGCCTTCCAGGAACGCTTGTTTGAATTCTTCGTAAGTCTGTGGCGCGGCATAGAATTTGTCTGTCTTTATGGCCATAAAGTAGCGTACAAACTTAACCTTGTCGTAAACGCCGATCTCTTTCATTACCTTGAATATCTGTGCAGAACTCTCAAAGGCAAGCGTGCCGCTTTCAAAATAGAAGCCGTTTTTCTTGAATCCCGCTACATACCCGCCTGGAAGCAAGTGGGATTCAAAAATAGTAACCTTATGGCCCTTTTTTAAAAGAAGATTTCCGGCGGTAAGCCCGCCGATGCCCGCGCCGATTATTATTACTTTGGCCATAAATTCCTCCGAAGATTAAAGACTGTGATTAGTAGTAAGCTCGAACAACTTAGAGATTATTTTAGTATTTTCGGAAAGGTTTTTAAAGCCGCGAATGCGCCCCCGCTGTATTGATTCTGACTTGCCCCTATGTCTTGATTTCGGAGAAATCATAGGGGAAGAATCAAGCGGGGTACCCAAACTGTGTTTAAGGTTACTTTAGTATTCGAAAACGTAGCCCTATTCTTTTATTTTATTGTTTTTTTAAGCAATGTTTCCATATTCTTCTGGTCAGATGTATCCAATTCCTCAATAGCTTTGTTCCTATTGCCAATATTCGATACTATTTTTAGATCTCTTATGATTAATGGAATGATACATATCAATGCAATAGATACTCCTAATACCACCCCCCATATGCTATGAATCAACAAGCCGCACAGCATAAAGGCTGCAAATGCTGCCACTACCATATAGCCTTGCGGAAACGACAAGTCGAGAGATTCTATTGGCACTTCTTTTATCGTTAACGGAAAATACTTATTTATCTCTTGAACAATAATTTCTGGATCTTTTTTTGAAGCAAAGAAAAGATAAATGAGAATTTTATTTTTGCGCTTATCTCTAAAAATATCCTTTTTAGGAATTATTGCGAGTTCTTTGCTTTTACCATTTTTTATGATTCCTAAAGCAGTCACTTGATCCCATAAAATACTTCCCCTGCCTCTAAAAAAGTCATTATAAGTCAACCCCTTATTGTTTATTTTTAAAAGCGGTTTATGCTTTAATGCTGAACTAACTAATGCTATGGCAATAAAAATATTTACTAGAAGCACAAACCACCCCAGCCAAGAAAGCAAAGGGCTGATCTCTTGCAGTCGTTCATTATAAATAATATACCTGAAAAAAATTATGCCAAACACAAAGAAAAATAATGCAGATAAAAGCATCTTCGTTTTACTCGGATAAATCGCAAAATCTGAATTTGTCTCATTCATAGATCGTTCCTCTAAGTCTATGGTGCCATAGCCGCGCCGATTATTATTACTTTAGCCATAAATTCCTCCGAATGTTAATGAAATAAGCCGAGCAAAAGAGAGATAAAACCATCCACCAGATTCATCATGAACACTATCACCGGATTGAGCATTCCCGTGAAAAGCAAAAATATCAAAATATAAAAGCCGTACGGCTCAAGCCGGGCCAGGTTTTGCTGCGCTTCTTCCGGCAGAAAACTCATTACGACTTTTGAGCCGTCCAGCGGGGGTATCGGGATCAGGTTGAAGGCTCCCAGGATAACGTTGATCTTCGCGAGCAGTTGAAGGATAGCCGATAACGCGGGGTTCGAAGCCACCACGCTCAGTTGCAGCAGAAACATTGCGATAATGGCTATAAGGATGTTCGCCGCGCACCCCGCCAGAGCTACGACAAACAAGCCCAGCCTGGTGTTGCTCAGATTATCATAATTCACCGGCACCGGTTTCGCCCAACCGAACCCGACTAAAAGGAGCATAATAGCGCCTATCGGATCAATGTGCGAGATCGGGTTCAGCGTAAGCCGGCCGTAACGGTATGCCGTGTCGTCACCAAATAGGTATGCCGACCAGCCGTGAGCGACCTCGTGGAAAATGACGGAATATAAAAGCAAAAAAGCCAGTATAAGGAACACGGCCGGATTAGACTGCAGAAGTGATAATAGTCCCACAAAATTCTCCTTGCCTCAGCAACCCTACTATCTCTTTTCAATAGTTATTTCAACAACCCTGATATTTGATCTATCAAGGGTTGGCAGGTGCGGTTTTTGTAGCTTCCATGCCTCGTACTCGGCGTAGTTATAGGTAGTGGTTCTACCCCCATCCTTAGTAATGCCTTTGGGCTTGGGCGCTCCGCGTGTGTATTTTTCATCCGCGGCCCATTTTATCACTTTCAGCTTTACCGCCGCAGGGCTTCCCTTAACTTTACTTAAACCATCATCCTTGCCTGAGACTTGTTCTCCGTTAACTTCGGTAATTACGTCGGGATATTTGATCCCCGCGAGAAAGGCAGGGCCGCCTTCTCCGACGCCCAATACAAGCATGCCGCCGGTTATTCCAAGCGCTTCCTTTTGCTTTCCGGTTAGTTCCGCAACGCTCATGCCCAGCATGGGATAGAATTCCGTTTTTATCCCGGTTGCCATTTCCTTGAGAGTGTACAGCGCGTCGATAAGGTCTTTTGCCGCGCCTTTATCTTTAGTTTTTATAACTAATTCTTCCCAGGTCCCGCCGTGATTCATCCACACATCTACCCAGATATCCACCAGAAACTGTATCTTTACAACATCCTTAAAAGGTATTATCACAAGTTTTTCCTGCGGAGTTTCTTTAGTCCAGGGTTCGATTGTGCTGCTTGCGGTACTTATCCAGCTCCAGCCGTACCAGAAACCGCCTGTAGTAGAGGTTACTCTTTCCCCTTTTTGCGTGGTAACCCATTTCAGCTTGGCTCTTAAGCCGTATTTGTCGATATCGAGCTCGCTTGGGACCATCCCTTCAAACATTAACCTGTTCTGAATATTTTTGACGTTTGCCACGGCCTCTTCAACCGAAGAAAGTATTCTGGGCTTGTAAAAAATCCATTCGGGCTCCGGCGCAGTCCAGATGCTTTTAACTTCTGCCGGCTCTTGAACTGTTCTGACACCATAGCGAACACAAGAAGCGCACAGCAGAAACGGCATTATAATTAATCCCAAAGTCATTTTTTTCACGACAACCTCACTTTTGCTCAGATTTTACTAAATCGGAGCCCCTGTGCCTAGTTCTCGTCTGTCCTTGCATTTAGTTTCCGTTAGGAAACTTCAATGGAGTGAGAACTACAGGGGCGACACTGCCCCTATTACTATTTTCCAAAATTATGATTAGATTATTTTAGTATTTTCGGCAGGGTTTTGAAAGGCGAAGTGAAACTGAGCTATCAGCAATCAGCTGTTAGCTTTCAGCCTGATACAAAAAACCAAAGTTTTGTCATTGCGACCCTGAGCGAAGTCGAAGGGGAAGCAATCTCAGATCCACTTGTCATTCCCGTGAAAATGGGAATCCAGTCTTTGTCGTAACCCGTAAACTCGTGCCTGCCCGCCTTGGGCGGGAACTCATCACTCATTACTGTTTTTGGGGGCCTGACACGGATTCTAATTAATAGAAATATTAATATGCCTAGTTAAAATATCATTTGTTATAAAAAATTCTCCCCATTCGGGCGTTTGCATTAAGTTTTCTCCAAGAAAGATGTTTGGTAATACTGCTATTAGACTTATTTCCACATTATTTTTATTTTTTGTTGCTGTTTCAACCCATTCCCGCATATCTTTATCATATTCTCCAGTAAAAATTGAACCATCCCATATTTTGGTTTCCATGCGCTCTTTTTCAACGTTAATACTAACTTCTTCTATCCAACTCGCATCACTAATTTCAAAAAAAGGCCATAATTGAAATAGATAAATCTTGGGAGACATTCCATTTGGGCTATACCCTATACTAACAATGCCACACTTTTTAGTTTCATTTAAGTCGTCCTCATCAAAATAAGTAAATATTAGCCATAAGACTGCGTTTTGAATCTCCTGCAATACAAACAAGCTCTCCATAAATTTATCTTTGGATATTGTTATTTTCCCGTCCATTGAATATACGCATTCATTTTTCAATCTATATTCATTATGGCCAATGGTATTCCGAAGGTCTTTGTTATAAGCCTTTTCAATTATTTTCTTTATTTCAGGGAATGATTTTGTACCGGAAATTATATTTTCAATAATTTTACCTTTTATTAATTTCCCTTTGGTATCTCTGAACTTATTTAAATCTGAATCATAGGAACCTTTCATAATAATATTTATTAATTGAAACAAAAATATGAGAACAAATTCAATTTCATATTTCTGTTGATAAAAATATATTATTTTGTGATTTATAATTTTAGAAATATTTTCGTCAAATATCTCAATACTATTATGAAATTGATTTTTAAATTTTCTATGAATATCCTCCGTTTTAACAAAACTTGCCAATTTCTCCATTTCTATTGCATTTTTTTTGGCTATTTTAAACAAATCTGAAATCTCATCGATATATTTGCTCGAGTTTCTAGCCCATCTTATAAAATAGTATAACTTATGTCGATAATAATTATACGCCTTTGTATTTTGCTTTCCAAGCAGAAAATATTCCTTTATTGGGTTTTCGGGTCGTTTATTAGTTTCGCATCCGGAATTTATCCAATCCTCATGTCTGCCAAATCGCAAGGTTAGCTCATCAATCAGCTTTTGATCAATAAGTGTTTTATATGTCTGAAATACATTCTGTTTCATTTTCAAGTCCCCTACATTTCCTTCCTGGGTCAAAAACTGGAGCATTATTCAATAATTTTATATGAACCGTCTTCGTTTATCAATCTAATTATTCTGGATTCTTTATTTGCTTTTGACAATTTGATAAGACATTCATTAATAATATTTACAAAAGTAGATTTTTCTTCTGACGACATTTGAATCTGTTTATTTATTTTATCTGACAAACACCTATAAAACGATTCTCCATTAATCTTATATGCCACTGATAATATGTGCGGTAGTAATTCCATATTATCCCTATTATTCATGAGACATATAATTGTATTTGCCCATGATTCGGTATCATTCGGTTGTGATAACCCTGCGATTAGAAATGCAGTAAATGCTTCCTTAAAATTCTTTTTCTTACTTTCAACCACTCCAATATTAAACCAAGCCAATCCACAAAAATAATCAAGTCCTAATGACTTTTTGATTGCTTCCTCAGCCTTTTCTTCTGGAACCTTAGTTATATCAGCCGGTTCAAATGCCTCAAGTACTTTACGACTCTGCTTGTTTATGTTACCCCTCTCTATTATTTTGGATAAAGCCCACTTTTTAAGTATCCATTCCGAGTCAGCACAACCCACTTTCTTTTCATATTCATCAAACAACTCATAAGATTCCAAATAATTGCCTGCAAACATAAGCGCATCCGCTCTTAAAACCAATAAAGATTTGTCGCATCCCAATTCATATGCTTTTTTATAGAATTGTGAAGAACAATTAAATTTATCCAGTAAAAACAATATTCCTGCAATTTCCGAATAAAAATAGTCTCTCTTTTTATAGTTTCCATCATACTTTGCTGCTTTAGAATAATATGATATCGCCTTGTGCTTGCTCGTTCGATTGCCTTGTCTTACTTTATTCGCAAAACTGTAATACCATGTTGCGATTTTACGGTATCTCTTCAACTTTATTTCTTTCTCAACTGCCATTAGAAATAGTCTCTCAAAGGATGTAAATTCCGCAGTACCTAAATCAAGCTCAAATAACAAAAATTGAAAAAATGTAGTTTCAATAAGATCGAAATCCTTTATGTCCGAATTAATTATGTCATCAAATAGTTTCAAAGCAAGATCGTATCTTCTTGATTCCTTTAGGGATATTATTAATAACTTAATAATTTTGGAAATATCAAATTGCGATTTAATTAAATATTTTGAGAATAATTCAGATGCAATCGCATAATGACCTTTACTGCCCAATGCAGCCGCGATTCCGATCATTATTTGATAGGGCAATAGCGAAAGTGCATAGTCACTTCTTCCCTCGGTCTCGAGGTGTAATGAACTACCCATAATTCCCAAAATATCAATAAATACCAAATCCTCACTTATCTCAATTTTGGGCAACGTTGGGTCAATATTCGTTGTTCCACATATTTTTATAGTAGTTTCTTTATTATTAGCTAATATATCTCTTATTGACGATTCTATAAGGCCGCTTGGAGTCGAAAATAGATTTTCTTTATGAAAAAATAATTGAAAAGAAATGGGAAGAGGAATCGAAGAAGATGAATACTGCCGTATAGCGACTATTTGATTCTTAATAATTTCTGCTGTTCCTTCTGACCACTTATCTTTAAAATGTATAGCAATCGTCTTTTTACTGTCTTTCGCATAATACAAATCGATATTGTGAGTCCATAAATAATAT
The DNA window shown above is from Elusimicrobiota bacterium and carries:
- a CDS encoding NAD(P)/FAD-dependent oxidoreductase, which encodes MAKVIIIGAGIGGLTAGNLLLKKGHKVTIFESHLLPGGYVAGFKKNGFYFESGTLAFESSAQIFKVMKEIGVYDKVKFVRYFMAIKTDKFYAAPQTYEEFKQAFLEGYPAYSAELKNYFRKTDFMYSTFEELMSGNKGFPQNILLIPAIFKLIYLYIKYSKMKLGEFTAQGVGYRNSLYRALRSLGYPEMPVFFLGGMLAGLFLDYWHVEDGMQSWADALADNFRKLGGELNLGKKVDKIITENRKVAGVSAGGHSIEADYVISAMDYKKTFLQLLDDKSLLRKRFVEKIQKSAVSEGFVTVYLGLSISNAELAKYMKLPHVAIMDEQEGAEKLDPSDQKYFEKAGVTLFSPSQNNSKLAPEGKSSLMIQAIAPFHWQDNWGGGNKSKYMLLKELVKIALIKKATEVIPGLDKFIEFSDMATPLTYERYTGNTDGATSAWSWNPEKKFYKSAISTNIETPIKNLFIGSCWASQIGGVPGAVMAGVKCAKKIHGIEESKLVLKRDHSK
- a CDS encoding site-2 protease family protein, with the protein product MGLLSLLQSNPAVFLILAFLLLYSVIFHEVAHGWSAYLFGDDTAYRYGRLTLNPISHIDPIGAIMLLLVGFGWAKPVPVNYDNLSNTRLGLFVVALAGCAANILIAIIAMFLLQLSVVASNPALSAILQLLAKINVILGAFNLIPIPPLDGSKVVMSFLPEEAQQNLARLEPYGFYILIFLLFTGMLNPVIVFMMNLVDGFISLLLGLFH
- a CDS encoding PDZ domain-containing protein, producing MTLGLIIMPFLLCASCVRYGVRTVQEPAEVKSIWTAPEPEWIFYKPRILSSVEEAVANVKNIQNRLMFEGMVPSELDIDKYGLRAKLKWVTTQKGERVTSTTGGFWYGWSWISTASSTIEPWTKETPQEKLVIIPFKDVVKIQFLVDIWVDVWMNHGGTWEELVIKTKDKGAAKDLIDALYTLKEMATGIKTEFYPMLGMSVAELTGKQKEALGITGGMLVLGVGEGGPAFLAGIKYPDVITEVNGEQVSGKDDGLSKVKGSPAAVKLKVIKWAADEKYTRGAPKPKGITKDGGRTTTYNYAEYEAWKLQKPHLPTLDRSNIRVVEITIEKR
- a CDS encoding DUF4365 domain-containing protein; this encodes MPKRPKSHQLEEKSWVALYQAIPSSWHLRNPGKDYGLDGLIEIYDDHDNSTGLMFFVQLKATDKKKLGPVRYPFEIETIKYYKSLPMPVLIVRYISNTNELYYLWTHNIDLYYAKDSKKTIAIHFKDKWSEGTAEIIKNQIVAIRQYSSSSIPLPISFQLFFHKENLFSTPSGLIESSIRDILANNKETTIKICGTTNIDPTLPKIEISEDLVFIDILGIMGSSLHLETEGRSDYALSLLPYQIMIGIAAALGSKGHYAIASELFSKYLIKSQFDISKIIKLLIISLKESRRYDLALKLFDDIINSDIKDFDLIETTFFQFLLFELDLGTAEFTSFERLFLMAVEKEIKLKRYRKIATWYYSFANKVRQGNRTSKHKAISYYSKAAKYDGNYKKRDYFYSEIAGILFLLDKFNCSSQFYKKAYELGCDKSLLVLRADALMFAGNYLESYELFDEYEKKVGCADSEWILKKWALSKIIERGNINKQSRKVLEAFEPADITKVPEEKAEEAIKKSLGLDYFCGLAWFNIGVVESKKKNFKEAFTAFLIAGLSQPNDTESWANTIICLMNNRDNMELLPHILSVAYKINGESFYRCLSDKINKQIQMSSEEKSTFVNIINECLIKLSKANKESRIIRLINEDGSYKIIE